The following proteins are co-located in the Colletotrichum lupini chromosome 4, complete sequence genome:
- a CDS encoding WSC domain-containing protein: protein MKVNSSILLSLLGLASQAQADPTWPSDIDELEEIMYQSFNFGSRHFADNVFPCAKEATGTGRQTAAEWLRTAFHDMAPANAGAGVGGLDASIQYELSSTGENTGPAFSTTLTFMGHYLTRKSSMSDLIALGVYTSVLSCGGPSVAIRSGRIDATVKGAAGVPQPNEVIQVFKSKFNRMGFTPQEMIQVTACGHTIGGVHTAENPTIVPDGTNANGSAPMDSSNGVFDNRIVTEYLDGTTRNPLVIKMGTARASNSDFTVFSSDQNATVKAMTDLAVFKSTCKTVFEKMINTVPSGVTLGDAIAPYTVKPSQLQLSLTSPTIMTLTGYIRVRTTAITGISSLTINYKNRSGGSTCGTGSCVFTITISGISKGLEDSFSWYPIRQEIPVSTGISSFTVTINKSDGSSTLFNNNGNGYPIQDGIFLQTSQSCLTQNSGDVTLVAAVRNDRTSLPVKAEISYKTARTSSVVPLLGKMTVDMVKGDCVGSYTFYSVTTNIPGGVSFESTFDFISGEGASAMIDPFKKADPIGGTCSSWTGGSPTCGSVTVSSSTSSAAPTATISHRQTMGGYKLVSCWTEASGGRALTGAAFAYDGMTLNSCMANCTGFDYWGTEYGRECYCGNSLATSSSSAPLADCNMPCSGDSTQYCGAGNRIELYSTTATRTSSSTAAPTATLAHISTIGKYSLVGCQTEADGGRALTAAQTAADDMTLDKCATFCSDYTFFGTEYGRECYCGNSLAATSKTASLSECNMKCAGNSYQYCGDGNRLELYQAGSASSTLASTVATTTSSSTSSSSSISVLVASGSTSSTLTSASATASSSSISSQVSTSSSSSIASSSSSTSSSSVASSTSVTSSSSTSSSIASSSSSAVTSAITSPSASSTISTSTTASPTLAHKPTISPYTLVGCWTEGNGVRALSQKNYASGDNMTLEYCASYCSDYKYFGTEYSSECYCGNSLASTSAAAPLADCSMTCSGNKYEYCGGGNRLTLYQSDKQVTGPSQPATAGVYAFLGCRTEPAQGGRALDAKATASSDKMTNEACAAFCDGYSYFGTEYGGECYCGNALPTTSLDAPLSDCSMLCTGSSTEYCGNGNRLSVYKK from the exons ATGAAGGTAAACTCCTCCATACTGTTGAGCCTTCTTGGCTTGGCCTCACAGGCCCAGGCTGATCCGACCTGGCCCTCGGACATTGACGAGTTGGAAGAGATCATGTACCAGTCATTCAACTTCGGATCAAGGCACTTTGCCGACAACGTCTTCCCCTGCGCCAAGGAGGCAACGGGCACCGGCCGCCAGACTGCTGCAGAATGGCTGCGAACCGCTTTTCACGATATGGCACCGGCCAACGCGGGGGCAGGAGTTGGCGGGTTGGACGCATCAATACAATATGAGCTGTCGAGCACCGGCGAGAATACCGGTCCTGCTTTCTCGACAACTCTGACCTTTATGGGACATTACCTGACCCGCAAAAGCAGCATGTCGGACCTCATCGCTCTAGGAGTCTACACTTCCGTCCTGTCGTGCGGCGGTCCCTCAGTTGCAATCCGATCCGGCCGCATCGACGCAACCGTGAAAGGAGCCGCCGGCGTACCGCAGCCCAACGAAGTCATCCAAGTTTTCAAATCAAAATTCAATCGCATGGGATTCACGCCACAGGAGATGATTCAAGTCACAGCCTGCGGCCATACAATTGGCGGCGTCCACACGGCCGAGAATCCAACTATCGTTCCAGACGGCACAAATGCGAACGGCTCCGCACCCATGGATAGCTCAAATGGTGTCTTTGACAACAGAATTGTGACCGAATACCTAGACGGCACCACACGGAACCCACTCGTCATCAAGATGGGCACAGCTCGAGCCAGTAATTCCGATTTCACCGTCTTCAGCTCCGACCAGAACGCCACCGTGAAGGCCATGACCGACCTCGCAGTCTTCAAGTCTACCTGCAAGACCGTCTTTGAGAAGATGATCAACACCGTGCCATCTGGTGTTACTCTTGGCGATGCCATCGCACCCTACACCGTCAAACCGTCCCAGCTTCAGCTGTCGCTCACCTCGCCCACCATCATGACTCTTACAGGATACATTCGCGTCCGAACTACCGCTATCACAGGCATCTCGAGTCTGACGATCAATTACAAGAACCGAAGTGGTGGGTCTACCTGCGGGACCGGCTCCTGTGTTTTTACAATTACCATCTCGGGCATCTCAAAGGGCTTGGAAGACAGCTTCTCCTGGTATCCCATCAGGCAGGAGATCCCCGTCAGCACGGGCATCTCGTCCTTTACTGTGACGATCAACAAGAGCGATGGATCGAGCACATTGTTCAACAACAACGGCAACGGGTACCCGATCCAGGATGGCATCTTTCTCCAGACGTCCCAGAGCTGCCTGACGCAGAACTCCGGCGATGTTACACTGGTCGCCGCAGTCCGCAACGACCGCACGTCTCTTCCGGTCAAGGCAGAAATCTCTTACAAGACGGCGCGGACAAGCAGCGTGGTGCCGCTGCTGGGTAAGATGACCGTCGATATGGTCAAGGGCGACTGTGTAGGCAGCTACACCTTTTACAGTGTCACAACGAACATTCCCGGTGGCGTTAGTTTCGAGTCGACTTTTGACTTCATCAGCGGAGAGGGCGCGTCCGCCATGATTGACCCCTTCAAGAAGGCTGACCCTATTGGCGGGACATGTTCGAGCTGGACGGGAGGGTCTCCGACATGCGGCAGCGTCACAGTGTCGTCTTCCACGTCCAGCGCGGCCCCGACTGCTACGATTTCCCACCGACAGACTATGGGTGGCTATAAGCTCGTCTCCTGCTGGACCGAGGCTTCGGGTGGCCGAGCTCTCACCGGTGCCGCGTTCGCTTACGACGGCATGACCCTCAACAGCTGCATGGCAAACTGCACGGGATTCGACTACTGGGGCACCGAGTACGGACGCGAATGCTACTGCGGCAACTCTCTGGCTACGTCCAGTAGTTCTGCGCCCTTGGCCGACTGCAACATGCCATGCTCTGGTGATTCTACGCAATACTGCGGAGCCGGGAATCGTATTGAGTTGTATTCGACCACCGCCACCCGCACCAGCAGCTCCACGGCCGCTCCCACAGCTACTCTCGCACACATCAGCACCATCGGCAAGTATTCTCTCGTCGGCTGCCAGACGGAGGCCGATGGCGGTCGCGCCCTTACTGCTGCTCAGACTGCTGCGGACGACATGACTCTCGACAAGTGTGCTACTTTCTGCTCCGACTACACATTCTTTGGCACCGAGTATGGACGCGAGT GCTATTGCGGTAACAGTTTGGCGGCAACCAGCAAGACTGCGTCCCTGAGCGAGTGTAACATGAAGTGCGCCGGCAATTCGTACCAGTACTGTGGTGACGGCAATCGTTTGGAGCTGTACCAAGCCGGCAGTGCCTCGTCTACTTTGGCGTCGACGGTGGCTACTACGACCTCGAGCAGCACCTCGTCATCAAGCTCTATCAGTGTCTTGGTGGCGAGCGGGTCAACGTCTTCTACTCTGACGTCTGCTTCTGCTACTGCCAGCAGTTCTTCGATCTCGTCGCAGGTGTCTACTTCAAGTTCGAGCAGTATTGCATCTTCCAGCAGTTCTACGTCTTCTAGCAGCGTGGCATCCTCAACAAGTGTCACGTCCTCCTCAAGCACCTCATCGAGCATCGCATCGTCCTCCAGCAGCGCCGTAACTTCAGCGATAACCTCGCCCTCTGCCTCCAGCACCATCTCCACCTCAACAACTGCCTCCCCTACGCTGGCTCACAAGCCTACCATCTCGCCCTACACCCTGGTAGGCTGCTGGACAGAAGGCAACGGCGTCCGCGCTCTGAGCCAGAAGAACTACGCCTCCGGCGACAACATGACGCTCGAGTACTGCGCCTCGTACTGCTCAGACTATAAGTACTTCGGCACGGAATACAGCAGCGAATGCTACTGCGGCAACTCCCTCGCCTCCACCAGCGCTGCCGCGCCCCTGGCGGACTGCAGCATGACCTGCTCCGGCAACAAGTACGAGtactgcggcggcggcaaccGCCTGACGCTCTACCAGTCCGACAAACAGGTGACGGGGCCCAGCCAGCCCGCCACGGCCGGGGTCTACGCTTTCCTCGGCTGCCGCACCGAGCCCGCGCAGGGCGGACGCGCTCTGGATGCCAAGGCTACGGCCAGCAGCGACAAGATGACCAACGAGGCGTGCGCGGCGTTCTGCGATGGGTATAGCTACTTTGGCACGGAGTACGGCGGCGAGTGCTATTGCGGTAATGCCCTGCCGACGACGTCGCTTGATGCCCCGTTGAGCGATTGCAGTATGTTGTGTACTGGCTCTAGCACAGAGTACTGCGGTAACGGCAACCGTTTGtcagtatataagaagtga